Proteins encoded within one genomic window of Rossellomorea vietnamensis:
- the aldA gene encoding aldehyde dehydrogenase, with product MEKYQMYVNGEFVDSMSKETWDVINPANEETISSIPLGTEDDVNHAVDVAHTAFLSWSKVPSKERASYLYKIADKLEERRDQFVQMLTDENGKTLAASEGEVDLAIEYFRYMAGWALRYEGEILESERSNENILVYKKPIGVVSGIVPWNFPMFILARKVAPALVTGCTIVLKPSQYTPNTACEFAKIIDEVKLPKGVFNLVTGKGSDIGNPMSSHPKVRMVSMTGSYPAGSKVMEAASKSITKVNLELGGKAPAIVTKHANIDLAVEKIKTSRITNSGQACTNAERVYVHEDVAEEFISKMTEAMKNTTVGDPTNRDNDIGPLVNKDRLETVTEMVNTAVENGARVLTGGKPVNVEKGFYYEPTILVDVKQEMDIIQEEIFGPVLPIMTYKDFDEVIELANDTEYGLSSSIFSENLHEIMRAANELRYGETFVNRENFEAINGFHAGRGQSGIGGADGKHGLNEYLETHVVYLEYDENYKG from the coding sequence GTGGAGAAGTACCAGATGTATGTGAATGGTGAGTTTGTGGATAGTATGTCGAAAGAGACGTGGGATGTGATTAATCCGGCGAATGAGGAGACGATTTCTTCTATTCCGCTTGGTACGGAAGACGATGTCAACCACGCCGTGGATGTTGCCCATACGGCTTTCCTTTCGTGGAGCAAGGTTCCTTCCAAGGAACGGGCTTCCTATTTATATAAAATTGCTGATAAGCTGGAGGAACGCCGTGATCAATTCGTTCAGATGCTGACAGATGAAAACGGGAAGACCCTTGCAGCTTCCGAAGGAGAAGTCGACCTTGCCATCGAGTATTTCCGCTACATGGCGGGCTGGGCGCTTCGCTACGAAGGAGAGATCCTAGAGAGTGAGCGTTCGAACGAGAACATACTCGTTTATAAGAAACCGATCGGGGTTGTGTCAGGGATCGTACCTTGGAACTTCCCAATGTTCATCCTGGCCAGAAAAGTGGCACCTGCACTCGTGACAGGATGTACAATCGTTCTGAAACCAAGTCAGTACACACCGAATACGGCATGTGAATTTGCTAAAATCATAGATGAAGTGAAACTGCCTAAAGGGGTCTTCAATCTGGTGACCGGAAAAGGCTCCGATATCGGAAATCCAATGTCCAGTCACCCTAAAGTGCGTATGGTGTCCATGACGGGAAGTTATCCTGCAGGTTCGAAAGTGATGGAAGCAGCATCCAAGTCCATTACGAAAGTAAATCTTGAACTCGGCGGTAAAGCTCCTGCGATTGTCACGAAACATGCTAATATCGACCTTGCCGTCGAAAAGATCAAAACGTCCAGAATTACGAATTCAGGTCAGGCGTGTACAAACGCGGAACGTGTCTATGTGCATGAGGATGTAGCGGAAGAATTTATCAGCAAGATGACCGAAGCCATGAAAAACACAACGGTCGGGGATCCGACAAACCGCGATAATGATATCGGTCCTCTCGTCAACAAAGACCGCCTTGAAACCGTGACGGAAATGGTCAACACCGCCGTCGAAAACGGAGCCAGAGTTCTTACGGGTGGGAAACCGGTAAACGTGGAAAAAGGATTCTACTATGAACCTACCATCCTTGTCGATGTAAAGCAGGAGATGGACATCATCCAGGAAGAAATCTTCGGACCGGTATTGCCGATCATGACGTACAAGGATTTTGATGAAGTGATCGAGCTTGCCAACGATACGGAGTATGGTCTTTCGTCTTCGATTTTCAGCGAGAACCTGCATGAGATCATGAGAGCCGCTAACGAGCTTCGATACGGGGAAACCTTCGTCAACCGTGAAAACTTCGAAGCCATCAATGGATTCCATGCCGGCCGTGGTCAATCCGGAATCGGTGGAGCTGACGGGAAACACGGACTGAATGAATACCTTGAAACACATGTTGTTTATCTCGAGTACGATGAAAACTATAAAGGTTAA
- a CDS encoding VLRF1 family aeRF1-type release factor, giving the protein MSLSKTISVLENLYLQKPDKLLTIYLNTDRSDPDQQGGEWKIALKNGFNRLEEYLESAPEEKERLQTIRPKVENHVHSLERELPRSFIIFASADSGIWETFELQVPVETNFYWEENPHLDQLKALHKEHPFTGLVLLQQNQIKILTSAFGEIQSSEFMEFDLETDDWRKHEGPHHADVSMGSGGGKANQQEEYENRLKANQQRWWKSLGSILDKKAADEKWERIILVGDKEEAAVLEESMNKEVHETIGKNLLNENEHKVVEKILA; this is encoded by the coding sequence ATGTCTTTAAGTAAGACCATCAGTGTGTTGGAAAACTTATACTTACAGAAGCCGGACAAGTTATTGACAATCTACTTAAATACCGACCGCAGCGATCCTGATCAGCAGGGCGGGGAGTGGAAGATCGCCCTCAAGAATGGGTTCAACCGACTCGAAGAATATCTTGAAAGCGCACCGGAAGAAAAAGAAAGGCTCCAAACCATCCGGCCGAAAGTGGAGAACCACGTGCATAGCCTTGAACGCGAGCTGCCACGGAGTTTCATCATTTTCGCTTCCGCGGATAGCGGGATCTGGGAAACGTTTGAACTTCAGGTGCCTGTGGAAACGAATTTCTACTGGGAGGAGAACCCTCATCTTGACCAATTGAAGGCTCTGCATAAAGAGCATCCCTTTACGGGGCTCGTGCTTCTTCAACAAAATCAGATCAAAATCCTCACTTCTGCGTTCGGAGAAATTCAGTCCAGCGAGTTCATGGAATTCGATCTGGAAACCGATGACTGGCGTAAGCACGAAGGACCGCATCATGCTGATGTCAGCATGGGAAGCGGCGGCGGAAAAGCCAATCAGCAGGAGGAGTACGAAAACCGCTTGAAAGCCAATCAACAACGTTGGTGGAAAAGTCTCGGCAGCATCCTCGACAAAAAAGCAGCCGATGAAAAATGGGAACGAATCATCCTCGTCGGGGATAAGGAAGAAGCCGCTGTACTGGAAGAGAGCATGAATAAAGAAGTCCATGAAACCATCGGAAAAAACTTATTGAATGAAAATGAACATAAAGTCGTGGAGAAAATACTGGCATAA
- a CDS encoding phospholipase D-like domain-containing protein: MRTKKVSLSIISILFLLTGGFIQPQGGMNKSVEAATQSAVINEVAWMGTTGSYNNEWMELHNPTSTDIVLDGWTLEAGDGSPSIALSGTVGAQDYFLLERTSDSTISTVTADQVYTGSLGNSNETLYLKDASGTIIDEVNGWYAGDNTTKATMSRIDPSVSGIVTTNWSTATTSYEGGFGTPKAANAEAPAGDGSESLTNVSEELGAINVYFNKSASTQYAMPGNEANYNVNLEDRLLKRLNAATTSIDFATYEINLPRVVDALMEKAAQGVDVRILADAKDGSDPHYAERYETMRLNLEKLVRGKDGVVGTGDDAHILSDSPMFVVEDATKRGAYGLPASFNDFPKRNVTVGSTATTGYMFVEGELKATDSYYSPGNQMHNKFAVIDGQWVFTGSWNFTVTGLYGTEENMEQGILDGNQQHVVEVHSPELASIYKTEFEEMWGSGTTTPDNTVSNFSTRKIDNTPHTLTIGGGKVEIYFSSGDDAVGRMRDLVKTEADENAYFTIFAWSDQALVDELKNKWEGSYVDNQGTRTGFDVKGVFDPSFWNQWWSASIEMTGRTATQTSTNNPNTRWANPAPVYAANESRKLHAKTMLIDADTNSDPTVIVGSTNWSENGNNVNDENMLIIHDDSITNQFLQEFNARYENAGGMLQ, from the coding sequence ATGAGGACCAAAAAGGTATCATTATCGATCATCAGTATCCTGTTTTTATTGACGGGAGGATTCATACAGCCACAGGGTGGGATGAATAAGAGCGTGGAAGCGGCCACCCAGTCAGCCGTCATCAATGAAGTGGCCTGGATGGGAACGACAGGTTCCTACAATAATGAATGGATGGAACTCCACAATCCGACTTCAACGGATATTGTCCTTGATGGTTGGACACTTGAAGCCGGGGACGGTTCACCGAGCATTGCTTTAAGCGGAACGGTTGGGGCACAGGATTATTTTTTGCTGGAAAGAACGAGCGACAGCACGATCTCAACTGTTACAGCTGATCAAGTATATACAGGAAGCCTTGGGAATTCCAATGAAACCCTGTATTTGAAAGATGCATCGGGTACCATCATCGATGAAGTGAACGGATGGTATGCCGGGGACAATACGACGAAAGCGACGATGTCGAGGATCGATCCGTCTGTCAGTGGGATCGTCACAACGAATTGGAGTACGGCAACCACTTCATACGAAGGTGGATTCGGGACACCTAAAGCGGCTAATGCCGAAGCTCCGGCGGGTGATGGGAGTGAATCCCTTACGAATGTGAGCGAGGAGCTGGGGGCCATCAATGTCTATTTCAATAAAAGCGCCTCTACACAATACGCCATGCCGGGTAATGAAGCAAACTACAATGTCAATCTCGAAGATCGATTATTAAAGCGATTGAATGCAGCGACAACGTCAATCGATTTCGCCACATATGAAATCAATCTGCCGCGGGTGGTGGATGCGCTAATGGAAAAAGCCGCTCAAGGAGTGGACGTACGCATTCTGGCAGACGCAAAGGACGGAAGTGATCCTCACTATGCAGAACGCTATGAGACGATGCGTCTAAACTTGGAAAAGCTTGTCCGAGGAAAGGATGGAGTAGTCGGAACTGGGGACGATGCCCATATTTTATCGGATTCTCCCATGTTTGTCGTTGAAGATGCAACGAAGCGTGGGGCCTATGGTTTACCAGCAAGCTTCAATGACTTTCCAAAGCGTAATGTGACAGTCGGAAGTACGGCGACTACAGGCTATATGTTTGTCGAAGGAGAACTGAAAGCCACGGACAGCTACTATTCTCCCGGTAATCAGATGCATAATAAATTTGCTGTGATCGATGGGCAATGGGTCTTCACCGGCAGCTGGAACTTTACCGTTACAGGACTTTATGGAACAGAAGAAAACATGGAGCAAGGAATCCTTGACGGAAATCAGCAGCATGTCGTAGAGGTCCATTCACCTGAGCTTGCCTCTATCTATAAAACAGAATTTGAAGAAATGTGGGGAAGCGGGACGACGACACCGGATAATACGGTTTCTAATTTCAGTACCCGCAAAATCGATAATACGCCTCATACCCTGACCATCGGTGGCGGTAAAGTTGAAATTTATTTCTCTTCAGGGGATGACGCTGTTGGACGCATGAGGGACCTTGTGAAAACGGAAGCGGACGAAAATGCGTACTTCACCATTTTCGCCTGGAGCGATCAGGCATTGGTGGACGAATTGAAGAACAAATGGGAAGGAAGCTATGTGGATAATCAGGGGACACGGACTGGCTTTGACGTAAAAGGCGTGTTCGATCCAAGCTTCTGGAATCAATGGTGGTCAGCGAGCATCGAAATGACAGGAAGAACAGCCACCCAAACGAGTACGAATAACCCGAATACACGCTGGGCGAATCCTGCACCTGTCTACGCAGCCAATGAAAGTCGCAAGCTGCATGCCAAAACGATGCTCATCGATGCGGACACAAACAGTGATCCAACGGTCATTGTGGGGTCGACCAACTGGAGCGAAAACGGTAATAATGTGAATGATGAAAATATGCTCATCATCCATGACGATAGCATCACGAATCAATTCCTGCAGGAGTTCAATGCAAGATACGAGAATGCAGGCGGAATGCTTCAATAA
- a CDS encoding RDD family protein codes for MHEEQVDIRTPEYVSLKFQPAGLGSRAAALMIDQIILTIINILIVVLLFFVLADDNLKLNMFDFNSVFLGFFLITIFVINWGYFFALEYFWGGKTVGKRMLGIRVIQENGHSVTLLSCFIRNLMRIIDMLPVSYFLGIIMIFLHSKHKRLGDIVAGTIVVHERRVKGKRKEKAIEKEIQQRGLRQEDLSVEEWTLKQLGTKEWNLVRTYANRFLQLPLSERNHLSKKLADILFPKLGMDMDGMTYEELENTLLLLYLVMREDWEIEL; via the coding sequence ATGCATGAAGAACAGGTCGATATCCGGACGCCCGAATATGTATCCCTGAAATTTCAGCCGGCGGGACTGGGGAGTCGTGCCGCTGCACTTATGATCGATCAAATCATCTTGACCATCATTAACATCTTGATTGTGGTGCTCCTGTTTTTCGTCCTTGCAGACGATAACCTGAAACTAAATATGTTCGATTTCAATTCCGTTTTTCTCGGGTTCTTCTTGATCACCATCTTCGTCATTAATTGGGGATATTTCTTCGCCCTGGAATACTTCTGGGGAGGGAAAACAGTGGGGAAACGGATGTTGGGCATCCGCGTGATACAGGAGAATGGACACAGTGTCACACTCTTATCCTGCTTCATCCGTAATCTGATGAGAATCATCGACATGCTTCCGGTCTCTTATTTTCTCGGGATAATCATGATCTTCCTTCACTCCAAGCACAAACGGCTGGGTGACATCGTGGCAGGAACCATCGTCGTGCATGAACGGCGGGTCAAAGGAAAGAGAAAAGAGAAAGCCATTGAAAAAGAAATCCAGCAGCGTGGGCTCAGGCAGGAAGACCTGTCAGTCGAAGAATGGACGTTGAAGCAGCTCGGTACGAAAGAATGGAACCTGGTCAGGACGTACGCGAATCGCTTCCTGCAGCTGCCCCTTTCAGAGCGAAATCATTTAAGCAAAAAATTGGCCGATATCCTGTTTCCGAAATTGGGGATGGATATGGATGGGATGACCTATGAAGAACTTGAAAACACCCTTCTTCTTCTGTACCTGGTAATGAGGGAGGACTGGGAAATTGAATTGTAA
- a CDS encoding stage II sporulation protein M, producing MKVKQFVKQHRDDWKSLEDLLGTLRKRKNMTGTSIDQFNRLYQKAAQNLSYSQTYFPEEEVTDYLNGLVSKSHNLFYKDQITSGKQIRHFFSTTFIGLLLDQWKFVVLAMVLFTIGALAAFLSVVNDPLHLYSILPPEMSQGVDPGNLGKSDGEVNSSIMSAAIMTNNIKVAFLAFAGGVTFGLLTMYMLVYNGIIVGALAAVFWHQGMSYEFWAYIVPHGMIELTAIFIAGGAGLLMGYKLFVPGRFTRGYQLKEQAKRSVQLLLGTIPLFVIAGIIEGFITPAAISLPAKYMVALLTVAGLILYVAIGKLRLSRLH from the coding sequence ATGAAAGTGAAGCAATTTGTCAAACAGCACCGGGATGATTGGAAGTCTCTTGAGGATCTCCTCGGAACGTTGCGAAAAAGAAAGAATATGACGGGGACGTCCATCGATCAGTTCAATCGCCTCTATCAAAAGGCTGCCCAGAATTTATCCTACAGCCAGACCTATTTCCCTGAAGAAGAAGTGACGGATTATTTAAACGGACTCGTGTCGAAATCTCACAATCTCTTTTATAAAGATCAGATCACAAGCGGAAAGCAAATCCGGCATTTTTTCTCCACGACGTTTATCGGTCTCCTTCTCGATCAATGGAAATTCGTTGTCCTGGCAATGGTCTTGTTTACGATCGGTGCACTGGCTGCCTTTCTTTCTGTCGTGAATGATCCCCTGCATCTTTATTCCATCCTCCCCCCTGAAATGTCTCAGGGAGTGGACCCCGGTAATCTGGGGAAAAGTGACGGGGAAGTGAATTCTTCCATCATGTCCGCTGCCATCATGACCAATAATATCAAAGTGGCCTTCCTTGCTTTTGCAGGCGGTGTTACGTTCGGCTTATTGACGATGTATATGCTTGTATACAACGGCATCATAGTCGGTGCCCTTGCCGCCGTCTTCTGGCATCAGGGAATGAGCTACGAATTCTGGGCATATATTGTCCCACACGGCATGATTGAGCTTACGGCCATTTTCATAGCCGGTGGTGCGGGACTGTTGATGGGTTATAAGCTTTTCGTACCCGGACGCTTCACGCGGGGATATCAACTGAAGGAGCAGGCGAAGCGATCCGTCCAGCTCCTCCTCGGTACGATCCCGCTATTTGTCATCGCCGGTATCATCGAAGGCTTCATCACACCGGCAGCGATTTCACTTCCTGCGAAGTACATGGTCGCTCTGTTGACGGTTGCCGGACTGATTCTCTATGTGGCCATCGGTAAGCTCCGACTCAGCAGGCTACACTAA
- a CDS encoding DUF58 domain-containing protein has product MTKSSRSLLGRLLFQDKGILPTGRLLIVYTCFSGILFAGTLVGLSWTWIFVLNGLFLALSLIDLTFSPSKKNIEVKRSIPDQMERGLDYTVELTIHNTSDRDMSYRLLDGTPQSFQATFPLKGKLSGHSTVKPSYHVVTPVRGDYELTRLYFRYRSSLGLWEKQKTVETVEKVKVIPDLTETRKVLEDAQLFLLYEGVKIRKMQSGAGEFSKIRNYVVGDDPRKINWRQTAKLREVMTNEYEPEHGKYITILIDCGRMMGAELKKGNRLERSLEAAMTVTAAALQNGDYVSVLAFSKNVKVYIPPAKGMAHLQTILHRIYNLEVDAAESNYAAVLHYVQTVQKKRSLLLLFSDIHTFLHEDNALYYLQRLRRQHLFLMIGIEDEMLVKRIKSEPVDEIQAMMKSMAQKQMLVKKREKSKWEKQGLLMVEAREEKLATTAVSYYIDLMNRGLV; this is encoded by the coding sequence TTGACCAAGTCATCCAGGAGCTTATTGGGTCGATTACTGTTCCAAGATAAGGGGATCCTGCCGACTGGGCGGCTGCTGATCGTGTACACATGCTTTTCAGGTATCCTTTTTGCAGGTACGCTGGTTGGGCTGTCATGGACATGGATCTTTGTATTGAATGGTTTGTTTCTCGCTTTGAGTCTCATCGATTTAACGTTCTCTCCTTCAAAGAAAAATATTGAAGTAAAGAGGAGCATCCCTGATCAAATGGAAAGGGGACTTGATTATACGGTCGAGTTAACGATCCATAACACATCGGATCGGGATATGTCGTATCGTCTCTTGGACGGGACACCGCAAAGCTTTCAAGCCACATTCCCGCTTAAAGGGAAGCTATCCGGACATTCAACTGTTAAGCCCTCTTACCATGTGGTGACCCCTGTACGGGGGGACTATGAGTTAACCCGGCTCTATTTCCGCTACCGGAGCTCACTGGGACTCTGGGAGAAACAAAAAACCGTTGAAACGGTGGAGAAGGTGAAAGTCATCCCCGATCTCACTGAAACGAGAAAGGTACTCGAAGATGCCCAGCTGTTTTTACTGTATGAAGGGGTGAAAATCCGGAAGATGCAGAGTGGCGCAGGGGAGTTTTCTAAAATAAGGAATTACGTCGTCGGGGATGATCCAAGAAAGATCAACTGGCGTCAAACGGCAAAGCTCAGAGAAGTGATGACGAATGAATATGAACCTGAGCATGGAAAGTATATCACGATTCTCATTGATTGCGGACGGATGATGGGGGCGGAGCTGAAGAAAGGGAACCGTTTGGAGAGGTCCCTTGAAGCCGCCATGACCGTCACGGCGGCTGCCCTTCAGAACGGGGACTATGTTTCGGTCCTCGCTTTCAGTAAGAATGTGAAGGTCTACATCCCGCCTGCCAAAGGGATGGCGCATCTCCAGACCATCCTCCACCGCATTTATAATCTCGAGGTGGACGCGGCGGAATCCAATTATGCCGCCGTCCTCCATTACGTCCAGACGGTCCAGAAGAAACGGAGTCTGCTGTTATTATTCAGCGATATCCACACATTCCTCCATGAAGATAATGCTCTCTATTATCTGCAGCGACTGCGCAGGCAGCATCTCTTTTTAATGATCGGGATTGAAGATGAGATGTTGGTGAAAAGGATCAAGTCGGAGCCGGTTGACGAGATCCAGGCGATGATGAAGAGTATGGCCCAGAAACAGATGCTCGTTAAAAAGAGGGAGAAATCCAAGTGGGAAAAACAGGGCCTCCTGATGGTGGAGGCCCGTGAAGAGAAACTGGCAACGACCGCCGTTTCGTACTATATAGATCTGATGAACCGCGGATTAGTGTAG
- a CDS encoding AAA family ATPase, with protein sequence MKTEITSLMEIFEERIVGQGTNLKLLLSSILAGGHVLIEGVPGTGKTQMVKTLSRLLGGSFNRIQFTPDLLPSDITGSTIYNMKDNRFQTIKGPIFTNVLLADEINRTPAKTQAALLEAMEEKQVTIQGSTYPLEEVFFVVATQNPIEFEGTYPLPEAQQDRFLFKLDIDFPSFEEEKSVLKQVIENHVDRSEVGAVLDIETFLSIRKEIEEVTLSDAVLDYIMQIVRKTRETETIRFGASTRAAISIGKAGRSWAYLSGRDYVTPDDIKMVARPALRHRIQLSPHVELEGLTIDQVIQELIGSITVPR encoded by the coding sequence TTGAAAACAGAAATCACATCCTTAATGGAGATATTTGAAGAGCGCATCGTAGGACAGGGGACGAATCTTAAACTCTTGCTGTCTTCGATTCTCGCAGGAGGACATGTATTGATCGAAGGGGTCCCGGGCACCGGGAAGACTCAAATGGTCAAAACATTGTCCCGTTTGCTTGGAGGAAGCTTTAACCGGATTCAATTCACCCCGGACCTGCTGCCGAGTGACATAACGGGAAGTACGATTTATAACATGAAGGACAACCGTTTCCAAACGATTAAGGGACCGATTTTCACCAACGTCCTATTAGCCGATGAAATCAACCGGACACCCGCGAAGACCCAGGCGGCACTCCTTGAAGCCATGGAAGAAAAGCAGGTGACGATCCAAGGATCGACGTACCCCCTTGAAGAGGTATTCTTTGTGGTGGCAACCCAGAATCCGATTGAATTCGAAGGTACCTACCCGCTTCCCGAAGCTCAGCAGGACCGATTCCTGTTCAAGCTCGATATTGATTTCCCTTCATTTGAAGAAGAGAAATCGGTTTTAAAACAGGTGATCGAGAACCATGTTGACCGGAGTGAAGTGGGGGCGGTCCTCGACATTGAAACCTTCTTATCCATCAGGAAAGAAATCGAGGAGGTCACCTTAAGCGACGCAGTATTGGATTATATCATGCAAATCGTCAGGAAAACCCGGGAAACGGAGACAATCCGCTTCGGTGCAAGTACAAGGGCGGCCATTTCGATCGGCAAGGCAGGCAGGTCGTGGGCCTATCTGTCAGGGAGGGACTATGTCACCCCTGATGATATCAAAATGGTGGCAAGACCTGCCCTCAGACATCGCATCCAGCTATCTCCGCACGTAGAATTGGAGGGACTGACCATTGACCAAGTCATCCAGGAGCTTATTGGGTCGATTACTGTTCCAAGATAA
- a CDS encoding DUF4350 domain-containing protein, translating to MKLTIKRWIPLVGLLGVFIVIGVFLSPEKLKEYPAYVSESPSPTGIKALYTYLEDEGDAISRWSLSPDRLSKKETGQLLIMAEPFTVPDQEEMEEYEDFMRRGNTILLLKDNPKGMFDIKTEMIGDNPILPLVRDGNGNTYKTDTLSGVRLEEEAGDTVLLDDVDGTIAYKTDVGQGSLIVSTTPAWMTNGSILEKDHLSLILLLLKEGGAEEGTILFDEFLHGGESGATPANLYPQWLLLLLLQSAIFTLLGLWMQGKRFGGILTPREETVRFSDERIKALSAWYLKGKQYRDSLLIQSDYVRLLFQERWGIPTSKEWGDLKEPLERRLQTVSEKEIASFLMGIKGVLNKERISKQEYIMWSKRLELFRKEVEDR from the coding sequence TTGAAGTTAACTATAAAAAGGTGGATCCCCCTGGTGGGTCTTCTTGGTGTATTCATCGTGATCGGGGTCTTTCTTTCTCCGGAAAAGCTGAAGGAGTATCCCGCTTATGTATCAGAATCCCCCTCGCCAACAGGGATAAAGGCCCTTTACACCTATTTAGAGGACGAAGGGGATGCCATTTCCAGATGGTCCCTTTCACCTGACCGGTTGTCCAAAAAAGAAACCGGCCAGCTTCTGATCATGGCGGAGCCCTTTACAGTCCCGGATCAGGAAGAAATGGAAGAATACGAGGATTTCATGAGGCGGGGAAATACCATCCTCCTTCTGAAGGATAATCCAAAAGGGATGTTCGATATCAAGACGGAAATGATAGGAGACAACCCCATTCTTCCACTTGTACGTGACGGGAATGGAAATACATATAAGACCGATACTTTATCCGGCGTCCGCCTTGAAGAAGAGGCGGGAGACACGGTCCTCCTGGATGACGTGGACGGAACGATCGCCTACAAAACGGACGTAGGTCAGGGGTCACTGATTGTTTCCACCACACCTGCCTGGATGACGAACGGCAGTATCCTGGAGAAGGATCATCTTTCTCTCATTCTTCTTTTGTTAAAAGAAGGTGGTGCAGAAGAGGGGACCATCCTGTTTGATGAATTCCTCCACGGAGGAGAAAGCGGGGCAACCCCTGCGAATCTTTATCCGCAATGGCTATTGCTCCTGCTTCTCCAATCAGCCATCTTCACTTTACTTGGGCTATGGATGCAGGGGAAACGGTTCGGGGGAATTCTCACCCCCCGGGAGGAAACGGTCCGGTTCAGCGATGAGCGAATCAAGGCCCTTTCAGCGTGGTACTTGAAAGGGAAACAATACAGGGACTCCCTTCTGATCCAGTCTGATTATGTAAGACTCCTGTTCCAGGAACGGTGGGGGATCCCGACGAGTAAAGAGTGGGGGGACTTGAAAGAACCGCTGGAACGGAGACTGCAAACCGTCTCCGAAAAGGAAATTGCCTCTTTTTTAATGGGGATAAAGGGTGTACTGAATAAAGAAAGAATCAGTAAACAGGAATACATCATGTGGTCGAAAAGATTAGAATTATTCAGGAAAGAGGTGGAGGATCGTTGA
- a CDS encoding DUF4129 domain-containing protein: MLNENRARDQLEEILEREEYKAYLQDHEGLLSGLWEKAKEWIRDLLGNIDPSLEPTGGAASGILITLIVIVVGILLLIAFNAVRNGVRRRRFRSNKPLQSMNEMEWSYTRHLEEARKHEDLGDYSKATRHMFLALLLYFHEREYLEARVWKTNWEYYDELRKVNQRWADRFYRLALLFDEVAYGERVVEKEEYLHYKQEARGWLENGDS; encoded by the coding sequence GTGTTGAATGAAAACAGAGCACGGGATCAACTCGAAGAAATTCTGGAAAGGGAAGAATACAAAGCCTATCTTCAGGATCATGAGGGCCTGCTGTCGGGCTTGTGGGAAAAGGCAAAGGAATGGATCAGGGATCTGCTCGGAAACATTGACCCTTCTCTTGAGCCGACAGGCGGGGCGGCATCGGGGATCCTGATCACACTCATCGTCATCGTTGTGGGCATCCTTCTCCTCATAGCATTCAATGCGGTGCGTAACGGGGTGAGAAGGCGCAGGTTCCGTTCGAACAAGCCCCTTCAATCCATGAACGAGATGGAGTGGTCCTATACAAGGCATCTTGAGGAAGCCCGTAAGCATGAGGACCTGGGTGATTATTCGAAAGCCACCCGTCACATGTTCCTTGCATTGCTTCTGTACTTTCACGAAAGGGAGTATCTGGAGGCGCGGGTGTGGAAGACGAACTGGGAGTATTACGACGAACTGCGTAAAGTGAATCAAAGATGGGCGGATCGATTCTACCGGCTTGCCCTTTTATTCGACGAGGTTGCGTATGGTGAACGTGTAGTAGAGAAAGAGGAGTATCTACACTATAAACAGGAAGCCCGCGGCTGGTTGGAAAATGGAGATTCATAG
- a CDS encoding response regulator transcription factor yields MIKVVFVDDHEMVRIGVSSYLSAQADIDVVGEASDGKEGVQLALELRPDIILMDLVMKEMDGIQATKEIIREWPDAKIIIVTSFLDDDKVYPALEAGAVSYMLKTSKASEIAEAVRKTHNGQSILEPEVTGKMMTRMRQKTVSHPHEELTNRELEILLLMTQGKTNQEIADELFIALKTVKTHVSNILSKLGVQDRTQAVIYAFKHDLAK; encoded by the coding sequence ATGATTAAAGTAGTATTTGTGGATGATCATGAAATGGTGAGGATCGGTGTATCATCTTATTTGTCGGCCCAGGCGGATATCGATGTCGTCGGGGAAGCGTCAGATGGGAAAGAAGGTGTACAACTGGCCTTAGAACTGCGGCCGGATATCATCCTGATGGACCTTGTGATGAAGGAAATGGATGGGATTCAGGCGACGAAAGAAATCATCCGGGAGTGGCCGGATGCGAAAATCATCATTGTGACAAGCTTTCTCGATGATGATAAGGTGTATCCTGCCCTTGAAGCGGGTGCCGTCAGTTATATGCTGAAAACATCGAAGGCCAGTGAAATCGCAGAAGCGGTTCGCAAAACCCATAACGGTCAGTCGATACTCGAGCCCGAAGTGACGGGGAAGATGATGACACGGATGAGGCAGAAGACCGTTTCCCATCCCCATGAGGAATTGACGAACCGGGAGCTTGAAATCCTCCTTCTCATGACGCAGGGGAAAACGAATCAGGAAATCGCAGACGAATTATTCATCGCCCTGAAAACAGTGAAAACCCACGTGAGCAACATCCTGTCAAAGCTCGGAGTACAGGACCGGACCCAGGCCGTCATCTATGCCTTTAAACATGATCTCGCTAAATAA